A genomic window from Gambusia affinis linkage group LG16, SWU_Gaff_1.0, whole genome shotgun sequence includes:
- the dapp1 gene encoding dual adapter for phosphotyrosine and 3-phosphotyrosine and 3-phosphoinositide: MSVYSDASNEDLSDELETLGWYHYDLSRHAAEALLLSNGGDGSYLLRNSNGAPGCFALSVRAKDSVKHFHVTRRDNVYIFGFNEFPSLQDFVRHFANQPLLGSDAGTLLVLKSPYPWRVEEPSIYESVRVHTAIQSGRTKDDLVPKAPSLGTKEGYLVKQGAIVKNWKQRWFILHRNELKYFKDKMCEEPIRTLDLTSCSAVQFDYSQDKVNCFCLVFPDRTFYLCAKTGVEADEWIKILHWKLSQIRKGR, encoded by the exons GTGGTACCACTATGACCTGTCCCGGCATGCTGCAGAGGCTCTCCTCCTGTCCAATGGAGGGGATGGGAGTTATCTCCTGAGGAACAGTAATGGCGCTCCTGGCTGCTTTGCCCTGTCTGTCCG AGCAAAGGATTCAGTGAAGCATTTTCATGTGACACGCAGAGACAATGTCTACATCTTTGGGTTTAACGAGTTCCCAAGCCTTCAGGACTTTGTCAGACACTTTGCTAACCAACCTCTCCTGGGAAGCGATGCAG GGACCCTCCTTGTGCTTAAGAGTCCATATCCTTGGCGTGTGGAAGAGCCATCCATCTATGAGTCGGTGCGAGTTCACACTGCCATACAGTCGGGTCGGACAAAAGATGATCTGGTCCCCAAAGCACCATCG CTGGGAACCAAGGAAGGCTACCTGGTGAAACAAGGCGCAATTGTGAAG aaTTGGAAACAAAGGTGGTTTATTCTCCATAGAAATGAACTTAAGtactttaaagacaaaatg TGCGAGGAGCCCATTCGGACGCTGGATTTAACATCTTGCTCTGCAGTCCAGTTTGACTATTCTCAGGACAAAGTCAACTGTTTCTG TCTCGTGTTTCCCGATCGAACATTTTATCTCTGCGCAAAGACAGGCGTTGAGGCAGATGAATGGATTAAGATCCTCCACTGGAAGCTG TCTCAGATAAGAAAAGGGCGATGA
- the dio2 gene encoding type II iodothyronine deiodinase, with translation MGSASEDLLVTLQILPGFFSNCLFLALYDSVVLVKRVVALLSRSRSAGCGEWRRMLTSEGLRSIWNSFLLDAYKQVKLGCEAPNSKVVKVPDGPRWSSTVVPYGSRIQTGGECRLLDFESSDRPLVVNFGSATUPPFISHLPAFRQLVEDFSDVADFLLVYIDEAHPSDGWVAPPMGPCSFSFRKHQNLEERIGAARQLIDHFSLPPQCQLVADCMDNNANVAYGVANERVCIVHQRKIAYLGGKGPFFYNLKDVRQWLEQSYGRR, from the exons atgggaAGTGCGAGTGAAGACCTGCTCGTCACACTCCAGATCTTGCCCGGCTTCTTCTCCAACTGTCTCTTTCTGGCTCTGTACGACTCCGTAGTGCTGGTGAAGCGCGTCGTAGCCCTGCTGAGCCGGTCGCGCTCCGCCGGCTGCGGAGAGTGGCGCCGCATGCTGACATCCGAGGGGCTGCGCTCCATCTGGAACAGCTTCCTGCTGGACGCCTACAAACAG GTGAAACTTGGCTGTGAGGCACCGAACTCCAAGGTGGTGAAGGTTCCTGATGGACCTCGGTGGAGCAGCACTGTTGTCCCATATGGGTCAAGGATCCAGACTGGAGGTGAATGTCGCCTTCTGGATTTTGAGTCATCAGATCGCCCTCTGGTGGTGAACTTTGGGTCGGCCACCTGACCCCCATTCATCAGCCACTTGCCTGCCTTCCGGCAGCTCGTGGAAGACTTCAGCGACGTGGCTGATTTCCTGTTGGTCTATATTGATGAGGCCCATCCTTCCGATGGCTGGGTGGCCCCTCCCATGGGGCCCTGTTCTTTCAGTTTCCGAAAACACCAGAACCTTGAGGAGAGAATAGGAGCTGCACGCCAACTCATCGATCACTTTTCCCTACCGCCACAGTGCCAGCTAGTGGCTGACTGCATGGATAACAATGCCAACGTGGCTTACGGGGTGGCAAATGAACGGGTCTGCATAGTGCACCAAAGGAAGATCGCCTACCTGGGAGGAAAGGGACCGTTTTTCTACAACCTGAAGGATGTGAGGCAGTGGCTGGAACAGAGTTACGGCAGACGGTAG
- the lamtor3 gene encoding ragulator complex protein LAMTOR3, which produces MADDLKRYLYKQLQSVEGLHAVVVTDRDGVPVIKVANDNAPVHALRPGFLSTFALATDQGSKLGLSKNKSIICYYNSYQIVQFNRLPLVISFIASSNANTGLIMSLEKELAPLIENLRQVVEVT; this is translated from the exons ATGGCAGAT GATTTAAAGAGATACCTGTACAAACAGCTGCAAAG TGTTGAAGGTCTTCACGCTGTTGTTGTCACAGACCGAGATGGCGTTCCAGTTATCAAAG TTGCTAATGACAACGCCCCAGTCCATGCCCTGAGACCTGGCTTCTTATCCACCTTTGCTCTTGCTACGGATCAGGGCAGCAAGCTTGGCCTCTCTAAAAACAAGAGCATCATCTGCTATTACAACTCCTACCAG ATTGTGCAGTTTAATCGGCTTCCTCTGGTCATCAGCTTCATTGCCAGCAGCAACGCCAACACAG GCCTCATCATGAGTCTGGAGAAGGAGTTGGCTCCACTAATAGAGAATCTGAGGCAGGTGGTTGAGGTGACATGA